From the genome of Campylobacter concisus:
TATATCGCCCCTTGCAGGACCATCGCCAGTTATAAGGTGACCATTGTCATTTAGCTCAGGTAAAATTTTCACCTCAAGCCAAGGAATTCTTGGTGTTGGTATGCCATAAACATACTTTTTAGCAAATAAAAAATCCCCAACCAAAAGTGTGTTTTTCATCGAACCAGACGGGATCACAAAGGCTTGAGCCACAAAGAAAATGACAAGCAAAACGATGATAACCGTGCCTGTCCAGCTCGAGCAAAAGTCATAAAATTTAGTAAAAGCTCTCTTCATTATCTCACTCTTTAATTTTTTTTGCCTGTGCAGCAAGGATGGTGTTGTTTAAAAGCATGGCTATGGTCATAGGTCCAACGCCGCCAGGAACAGGCGTGATATATGAGCATTTTGGTGCGACCTCTTCAAAATCCACATCGCCCACAAGCCTGCCATCATCAAGTCTATTTATGCCCACATCAACGACTACTGCGCCATCTTTTACCATATCAGCCTTTAAGAAAAATGGCTTGCCAATGGCTGCAACTATGAGGTCAGCATTTTTGCAAATTTCTTTTAAATTTTTAGTCTTGCTATGTGTCACAGTAACCGTTGCAGAGGCATTTAGGAGTAAATTTGCCATAGGCTTGCCAACGATGTTGCTTCTGCCGATCACCACTGCATTTAGCCCAGCCACTTCTATGCCATACTCTTTTAAAATTTCCATCACACCAAGCGGTGTGCAAGGCACGAAGCCATCAAGTCCGCTAACAAGTTTGCCAACATTTACAGCGTGAAAGCCATCTACATCTTTTCGTGGATCGATCGCTGCGAGCACGACGTTTGTATCGATATGCTTTGGCAGTGGCAGCTGAACCAAGATGCCGTGGATGCTATCGTCTAAATTTAGCACGTTTATAAGGGCAAGTAGCTCGTTTTGGGTTGTATTTTCGCTTAGACGGTGAGCCACGCTTTTTATGCCGTATTCGTTGCAGGCTTTCTCTTTGGCTCTAACGTATGTTTGAGATGCTTTATCTTCGCCGACTAAGACGACGGCCAAGGTTGGCTCAACACCAAATTTCTTTAGCTCATCAGCTCTTACTTTTACGCTTTCTTTGACCTTTAAAGATACGGCTTTTCCGTCTAAAATTTTCATATTCGATCCTTACTTAAAAGCTTTTTTAATCACAAGGGTGGTATCATACCTAAAAATAAATTAAATTTTTAAAAGAGAGGTTTATGAGGTCTGTTTTTTTGATTTTGCTTTTTTGCGTGGCGATTTTTGGTGCTGATTTTATCACAAAAACCGAGTACGCCAAGATGCTATACCTAAATCCACGTGGCATAGGATGCGACAAATGTCACGGTGCAAAGGGCGAGGGTAGTCTGATATCCAAATACAAACACTTTGACAAAAAAACAAACAAAACGGTTGATGATGAGCTTAGAGCACCAAAGATAAATGATATAGATTTTGAGAGCTTTAAAGCCGCTTTAACAAAGCCAAAAGGTGTCATGCCAAGCTACTTTTTAACAGACGAGGAGACAACCATCCTTTATGAATACATCACGAATAAGATGAAAACTCCTTTAAAAGCAGCAAAAGCGCAAAATTTAAACAAGCCAGTTGATACTGATACGACGCAAAAACAGCCAGAGCAATCTGCTAAATCCGCCCCTGCTACAAAACCAGCTGAGTCAGCAAAAACTGCACCAGCTAAGCCAGCTGAGTCAGCAAAAACCGCCACTACGCAAGCACCAAAGTCAGCAGTAAAACCAGCTACAAACCCAAAAGATAATCAAAAAATAAATCTAAAAACACAAAATCAAAAGGATAAAAAATGACAAATAAAGAGGCATTTAGCGAAGCCAAAAAATATATCCCAGGCGGGGTAAATTCACCAGTGCGAGCATTTGGTAGTGTTGGTGGTGAGCCTGTGATGATAGATCACGCTAGGGGTGCTTATCTATACGACGTCGAGGGCAAAAAATACCTTGACTTTATCCAAAGCTGGGGACCGCTCATATTTGGTCACTGCGACAAAGATATCGAAGAAGCTATCATCTCTGCTGTAAAACAAGGCGTATCTTACGGCGCGCCATCTCCAAAAGAGACCGCTCTAGCAAAGCTAATATGCGATGAGTTTAAACAAATAGATAAAATTCGCTTCGTTAGCTCTGGCACAGAGGCTACCATGAGCGCTATCAGAGTGGCTAGAGGATATGCTAAAAAAGATGGACTAATAAAATTTGAAGGCTGCTACCACGGACACAGCGATGCACTTCTTATCAAAGCAGGAAGTGGCGCTACGACATACGGCAACGCTTCAAGCAGCGGCGTGCCACAAGATGTTGTGAAAAACACTTATCTAGCAGTTTATAACGATATAGAAAGCGTAAAAGCCATCTTTGAAAACAATAAAGACAAGATAGGCGTCGTCATAATCGAGCCTATCGCTGGAAATATGGGGCTTGTGCCAGCTGATAAGAAATTTTTAGAGGAGCTTAGAGCACTTTGCGATAAATTTGGAGCTGTGCTTATCCTTGATGAGGTTATGAGTGGCTTTAGAGCTTCTCGGTTTGGATCATATCCATTTCACGAAGTGGACGCTGATCTCATTACATTTGGCAAGGTTATAGGCGGAGGTATGAACGTCGCTGCATTTGGTGGCAAGGCTGAGATAATGGACTGCTTAAGCCCAGAGGGCGCTGTCTATCAAGCAGGCACGCTAAGTGGCAACCCAGTAGCGATGAGTGCTGGTATAGCGGCTATTTCTAAGATAAATAGCGATACAAATTTATATTCTAGACTTGAAAAACTAGCTAAAAAACTAATGGACGGCTTTAAAGAGGCTGCAAAGAGTGCTGGCATTACTATCCAAACTGATGTTCGTGGCTCTATGTTTGGCTACTTTTTTACAGATCACGCCGTAAAAAACTACGACGATGCGTTAAAGAGCGATACAAAGCTATTTGCTAAATTTCACCAAACGATGCTTAAGCGTGGAATTTATCTTGCACCTAGCCAGTTTGAGACTGGATTTGTCTGCGATGCGATGAGTGAAGCGGATATCGATCTAGCGGTAAGCGCAGCTAAAGAGGCGTTTTTGGAGATAAAAGCCTAATGGCAAAATTTAAGATAAAAGATATCGTAGCGGGTGCTGAGCAGCTAAGCCTTGGAGTTTCAATCGTAGTTGCGATCTTGCTTGGCACCGGACTTGGGTATTTTGTAAAAAAGGCTACAAATTTTACGCCAGCTCTTTGGATAGGCTTTGCTATTGGCATCGCAGCTGCCATTTTAAATGTCTATAAAGCTTACAAAGCACAGGTTAAAAGCCTAGATGAGCTAAAGGATGAGACTAGATATAAGGGCTATAAAAAAGACGATGATGACGAGGACGATTAGCAGGATTTTTATTTGCTACTTTGCGCTTTGGCTAGCCCTTAGCGTGGTTGGCAAATTTATATCAAATCAATTTTTTATAAGCTCACAAATTTCATTTTTTGCCTCGCTTATCATCCTAACGGCTAGCTTTTTTGCCTATAAAAATCGCATAAACTCAAGGCTAGAAAATGCAAGAGATGAAATTTTAGCCAAGATAGAAGAAGAGGATGAAGAGGATGAAGAAAATTTGCCCCAGAGGGAGGCAAAAGAGTTTAGCCTAAAAGATGAAAAAGCAAGGCTAAAAAAGCAGAAATTTTCATTTAAAGATAGAAGCTTTGTGGCAGCTTTTATGCCTTATCGCTTGGTTGCGTATGCGATACTTTTTTTTGGATTTATATTTTTAAAAAATGAAAATTTACTAAACGTGCCTGGCTTTTTAGTTGGGCTTGCTCCGATGCCAATTGGCGCATTTATTTTTGGGCTTATGGAGAATAAGTTTAATACCACAAAGGATACTGATGGCAAGTAGCTTTAGGATCATCCGCTCGATGGGACCGCTATTTTTGGGCATGAGTTTGCTTTTTATCGGAAATGGCCTAGTCATCGCATCTTGTAGCGCACTTCTTAAGCAAAATGGAGTGGGTGAGCTAGAGATTGGATTAATCAATACAGGCTTTTTTGTAGGCGCGTTAATTAGCACCATTACAGCTCACAGAGTCATCTCAACTACTGGCCACATAAGAGCCTTTGCCATCTTTTCAGCCATTTTTGCAGTCTCAGCTATGCTTCATGCGGTAAATCAAAATTTAGCATTCTGGGCGATCTTGCGTGCATTTTTGGGATATTGCTACTATGCGCTTTTGATGGTTATAGAAAGCTGGCTAAATGCAAAAATTCCAAATAAAATAAGATCTCGCGTGATAGCCTTTTATGAAGGCGTTTTTTACACAAGTTTTGGACTTGGCATTTTGATCTTGGCGCTTAACCTTAATACCTTTGAAATTTTTATCATAAGTGCAGCTTTTATCATGCTCTCAAGCATTCCTTTAAATTTGATCCGTATAAATCAGCCTCAAATCCCAGAGCGTCAGCCCATAAACATCCCAAAAATTTTTGGTATCGTTCCGCTTGCTCTTGTTGGCGCGCTCATTGCAGGCTTAGCAATAAATGGCTTTTTTTCGATGGCAAGCCTTTTTGTTTTGCTTCAAGGATACGGCACAAAAGAGGCATCGTTTTTTATGACGGTTGCGATGATCGGAGGCTTTTTAGCTCAAGTTTTTATCGGTAGTTTTTCTGATAGATATGGCAGAAGGCCAGCTATTTTGCTTTGTAGCAGCGTGGCTTTAATAAGCGCGGTTTTGTTTTTGCTAAATGGCAAAAATTTAACGATTGAATATCTACTTTCATTCTTTTTTGGAGCTGGAATTTTTTGCACATATGGACTTTCTTTAGCTAGAGCAAATGATGAGATCACAGACAAGACAAAGAGTGTGCAAGTCGCACGTGCTTTGCTATTTAGCTACTCTTTGGCTTCGCTTTTCTCACCGCTTCTTATGAGCTATGCGATGAAAATTTTTGGAGCATTTGGCTTTATCTATGTTTATTTGGTGCTTTTTGCTGGGCTTATTTTATTTGCACTAACGCAAAAGACAATACCACAGCACATGAGAAAAGAGTATAACGACAGGCTCGTTGCAAGGACGGCTGGTATCGCTACTATTGAGCAAAATGGAAATTTTGTCGATAGAAAAAATAAAAAGTAAAAAATGAACGTAGGAAATTCTTTGAATATATCAAATACTTCGGTTCAAACTGGACAAAATACTGCTCAAAATGTGCCAGTTCGTAAAAATGAAGGCTCGCTTTTTAAAAATCAGCCAAGCGTACAAACGCCTAGTGAGCAAAGCATTTCAGAGACACTTGATAATGTTGGGAAACTCGTTGCAAGAGTGCTTGATGATCTAAAAAGCGCTTCAAGTCTTAGCAAGGCTGAACAAATTTTATCTCAGGCAAAAGACACGAAAATCTCTCCAAATTTAGCCAGCGAGCTATCAGACCTTGCAAAAAGTTTAGAAGCAGAAGCAGCGCAAAATGAAAATAGTGAGATAAAGAGCCTTGCACTAAAGCTAAAAGAATTTCTAAAACCAATAGCCGATCTAAAAGCCGGCTCACTAAATGATCAGATCAAAAACTCAGGCGTAATGCTTGAAGCAAATTTAAAACACGCACTTAGCCCAGAGAAGCTTCCAAGCTCGGTTCAGAAGCTACTAAGCGATATAAAAAATCTCTCAAGCGGGAATTTACTAAATCAAATTTTAACCCTAAGTGATGAAAAATTAGACAATCAAAATTCTTTTTCAAAACTTGCTTCTATACTTGAAAAAGCGAGCAATGACGCAAAAAACATCCTTGATAACTCAAGCATAAAAACCCTTTTAAAAGATGTTGATAAGCTTGATAGTGTGGTTAAATTTTTAGATAAAAATTTTTCAAAAGATCAAAATGGCGAGCTAGTAAAAAATCAAATAGGCAAAATGCAAAATTTCATCTCAAATTTAAGCGAGAAAGTCGCAAGCCTAGCAAATGAAAAGCTAAATCAAAATTTTGGTTTTAGCCAAAATCACAAAGAGCTAAAAACTATCCTTGATAGCATAAAAAACGATCTAAAAACGCTAAATAATATAGGCGATGAAGCAGGGCTTGTAAAGGCATTTAATGAGATGAGCGATGTTTCAAAGGATGGTAGCTTGCAAGATAAGCTCCAAAGCGCGGCGAGGCGTCTTGCTCATAGCCTAAGTCTTGCTGATGCTAAGGCAAGTTTGGCTAAAAATGAACTAAGTGAGAGCAAGGCGCTTTTAAAACAACTAAATCTCGCTACAAACGATATAAATAATATTACGACTAAAAATAGCAACGAAATTTCAAAGGTGCTAAGCCAAGATATAAAAAGTACACTTTTAAATATCAGTGAAAAGAGTCAAAATCCGCAAAGCGTAAATGCTGCAAATAAGATGATTTCGCAGATCGAGATGCATCAAATGATATCAAGCCTTCAAGGCGGGATCCAAACTTATATGCCTTATATTTGGGACGGCGTTGAGGGTGGAAATATCGCATTTAAGCAAGGCAAAAAGGATAAATTTTACGCTCAGATCGATCTAAATTTTAAGAAATTTGGACAGATAAATGTGATGGTTGGACTTATTGATAAAAGGTACATTGATCTCTCGGTAGCTACGCAAACAAATGAGTTTAAGGAGCTAATCCTCTCAAACTCTAGCGAATTAAAACAAGCAATATCAAAGCTTGGACTTATAGTTTCAAACTTTAATATAAAAACTTTGTCAAAAGTGAAGCTAAATGATAGATTTAAAAAATTTGGTGGCCTTGATGTGGGCTTTGATAAGAAAATTTAATGCAAGTAAATAAGAAAAAAGCAGTAGCTCTTGGCTACAACAGATCTAAAGATAATGCTCCAAGAGTGCTGGCTAGTGGCGCTGGTGAGATAGCAAATAGAATAATTGATCTTGCAAAAGAACATGATATACCGATCAAAGAGGATCCTGATCTTATTGAAATTTTAAGCAAGGTTGAAGTTGATCAAGAAATTCCACCAAATTTATATAAAGCTGTTGCTGAAATTTTTAGCTTTTTATATAAGATCACAAAGAAATGATCTATAAATTTGCTTAAAAATTAGCAAGGCATATAAAGAGTGGCAGGGATATTGACGATATACAAAAAAAGTGGCGTAAGCTAAATATTAAATTAAAATTTTAAAGGCTATTTGTGGCACAAAAATTAATATTAATAGGGGCATCTACTGGCGGGCCTGGACATTTAAAAAAGTTATTAAAAAACGTAAAACTAAATGGAGCTATCATCGTGATAGCCCAGCACATGAATAAAATGTTTATAAATTCTTTTGCTATGCAAATAGGAAAAGAGTGTGGCTTGGATGTTGAAATTTTAAATGAGAGGAAAATTTTAAAAGAAAATACCGTATATGTCTGCGAGCAAAATGTAGTGGTGTCGCCAAATTTACCAATCAGTGCAAAGCCAAATACGGAAGAAAAGACTATATATACGCCAAATGTTGATGTGTTGTTTAAATCTGGAGTTGGAATTTGCAAAAGCGCAAATGTCTTAGCTATCTTGCTAACTGGCATCGGAGATGATGGTGCATCTGGGCTTGATAAGCTTTATAAGGCTGGAGCAAAATGTATAGCTGAAAATGAAGAGAGCGCGATAGTTTATGGTATGCCAAAACGTGCAAAAGAGCTAAATCAAAGCTTAAAATCATTAAATCTAACTATGATAAAAAAAGAGCTGGAGGATTTTTTAAATGCTATTAACTAATGACGCAAAAGATACAAAAACAATGCAAACAAATACTTCACAAGATATGGATAGTTTTAATGAATTTATGAACGTTATCAAAACCCTTTGCGGAGTTGATCTGGAGCCAAAAAGAGATATTACATTGCAGCGAATTACCATTTTTATTAGAGATCGTCAGATAAAAAGCTTTAAAGATCTTGTTTCGATGATAAAATATAACTCAAGCTTGCGACAAGACATTTTAAATCTAGTAACTGTAAATGAGACTTATTTTTATAGGGAGTTGCCTCAGCTTAAAGATGTGATCTATTACGCAAAGGAGCTTGGAGGAGCTAGAATTTTGTGTGCTCCTTGCTCTACTGGAGATGAGTCATATTCGCTTGCGATGCTTGCTTATGAGATGGGATTTAAACAGCATGAAATTTCAATCGTAGGTATAGATATAAACTCAGAAGCCATAGCAAGCTGTCAAAATGGTATTTTTAGTGAGAGGAGCTTGCATAGATTAAGCGATTTTCAAAAAGAGAGATTTTTTACAAAAGTCGATGATAAATTTAAGATAAAAAAAGAAATTTTACCAAGGTGCGAGTTTAAAATTTTAAATGTTTTTGATGATGCTATTTTTAATCTAGGAAAATTTGATATCGTGCTTTCAAGAAATATGATGATCTATTTTGATGATGATTTTAGATTAAAATGCGTTGAGAGGCTTCATAAGTTGCTTAAGCCAGATGGTAGGCTTTACGCTGGGCACGCTGATCTTGTGCCTTACACTCCAGCTTATGAAAAGCGCTTTTCAAATGGAACTACCTACTATCTAAAAAAATAAAAATTTGCCAAGTCGCCTTTTAACTTGGGCGACTTAATTTAAAATCAATCACTTTATTTTGTAGCTTTTTAATACGATGTGATAGTAAAAAGCTCCTACAAAAAAGAGGCTTCCCATAAAACTCGCAATCATCTCAACGCTAAGTCCAATATCATAAAGCAGACCAATGATAAATGAAATGAGAGCGCTAAAGCCAAGAAAAACCATATCGTTATATGCAATCACTCGGCCATAAAATTCTTTTTTGCAGTTTTGCTGAAGCATCGTATAGGTGTAGCTCCAAAGACTTGATGTGCAAAATCCAGCGAAGATAATGCCAATAAGCGATAGATAAAAATTCCAAAGCGATAAAGCCCAAATGATAATACCAAGACCTTGACCGATATATACGAAAATAAGCGTATTTTTATTTATAAATTTGCTAAGTATGGCTGGAGCAAACATAAGTGAAATGGATCTTGAGGTATTTAATAGTCCTATAACTAGCGATGTTGAGAGTAAATTTGCATATTTGTAATCAGCCAAAAGTGCGATCAATGCGTCATAAGCGGTAATGCCAACAAAGGCGTGCAAGAATATAAGATGCACGATGAGTCTATTTTCTTTTAGATATTTAAGCCCATTTTTGAGCATTTTTAGAGGCTTTTCTATAAATTCTGGCTTTAGACCTTGTAAATTTAAAAAATATAAAAATCCAAAGCTAAAAATGTATAGTATGCCATCAAGCAAAAATGCGCTTTTTATCCCAAAAAAATGTATATAAACTCCCGCTAGCCCCATGCCAGCGGTGTATGAGACTGCCAGATGATAGAGTGGATCTCATTTGCGAGTTTGAGATTTTCTTTGCTTAAAATTTTTGGCAGTACGCTCATCTCTACTTGAAAATACATTCCGCCAGTGCCATTTCTAACAAAAATAATAAGTAAAAGTAGCCATAAAAAATCAAGTGAGTCTATAAAAAGAAGCATGAAAACGCTTATCGTCTCAACTGCCATCATGATGACAAGCATTGGTTTTGGGCTAAATTTATCAACTAAAATTCCACTAAATGGAGCTATGACAACACCTGGGATAAATGCCATCGCTGCACTTAGCGTAATTGCCCAAACAGGAGCGTCAAGCTTGATAAGAAGGGTAAAAATACCTGTGTGCGAAAACCATACGCCAAAATAGCATATAAGCTGAATGATGCTTAAGAGGCGAAAATTTTTCTCTTCTTTTAAAAGTTTAAGATATTCTTTCAACTTATTGATTCCACATTAGCGTTATTTGCTCTATCTTTGTTTCATCTGGTATATCGTTTAGGCTTGTTATATCTTTGGCAAGTGGATTTTTTAGTGTGATTAACATATCGTGGCTATCTATTTTTAGATAGATATTGTTTTTGTCACTACTAAATTTAGAGATAACAAGAGAATTTTTTATATCTTTGAAATTTGATTTAAGGCTGATATTTTCTGGAGTTTTAAACTCGTTTGAGTAAATTTCAATGCTTGTGATAATGCCATTTAGCAAGGTGTATTCAAAAATTCTTTCATTTTTGTTTGTTACGATGTAGCTGTTTTCTTTTTTTGTGTTATCCCGTTTTATGTTTTTTGAGCCATAAATTTTTATCACATCTCTATTTGCTGATTCGTTTGTCAGCTCTGCAAAAAAGCCTTTGCCAAAGAGATTTTTTTGATCTTTATCTTTTTTATATCGTCCACTTATGTGAGCATTTTTACAAATTTTATCGTTTGCTACTAGAAAAATTGCATTATTTATCCTATGTATGCTTAGGGCAATGCCTTTTTCATCTAAAAGGTAAAAAATTCCTTTATCGTAAAGTAGCTCCGAACTAAACTCGCAAAGTGGCGAGCCATTTTTTAATGATGAATAAAAACTTATTTTCGCACCATTTTTGCTTGGTACGATTACAATGTCTAAAAAGTTATCTTTGTTTTTAAATTTATAAAATTTAGCAAAAAAACTATCTTTGTAAGTTTTATTTACCGGCTCGAAATTATAAATTTGAGCTAGCACGCCAACTCGCTTATTTTTCTTGTCATCAAGCTGAAGAAGTGAGTTTTTATTTAGCACAAAGTAGCTAAGATTGCCATTTTCATCTTTTAAAATGATAGCACTATCATCAACATCAAATGTGCCGTTTTTTTCAACCGAGCTTACTTCTTTATCTATAGTAAGCATTGTTTTTGTGTAGGTTTTATCTTTATTTAGCGTAATGATAGTTTTTATGCCTTCGCAGTTTGGGCAAGGCAAAATAGTGTGAAAACTACTATAAATTGAGTTTGGAAGTATTAGCTTTTCTGACTTTTTGGGTGTATTTGCCTGAACTAACGGCTTGTCTTCTTTTACTGTATTTTGTGTGCTTTGTTTTGGCTCTAAATTTTCATTTTTTGCGCAGCCAAGGATGAAAAATGAGATAAGTATGGCAAAAAGATATTTCATTTGCAACTCCTTAAAAATTGCAAAATTATATCATTTTGCCTTTAAAATTTATTTTACGCGTTTAAAGATGTATTTATCTTTTAGCTCGCCAGTGACCTCTTTTTGATCCATATCTAGCATTTTTAGGTTCTCGCCTTCTATTTTATAAAAGCTCTTTTCTTTATACTCATCAATCGTTGTTATCACACCATTTTCGATTGAGTATTTGCCTTTGCTAACGGCTTTGTAGTTGTCTTTTGACTTATAGTCCATCACACTTTCAAATGTGCCGTCCTTTTTTAGTATAAGGGTTGAGTCTATGCCCATGCAGCTAGCGCAAGGTAAAAATGCCTTGTAAGTGCCCTCGATGCTGCTTACTGGAGCCATGCAGCTACCTTTTACTTCACATTTGCCTTGTGGGACGTTTGCGTTTTGGCTAGATGAGGCACAACCTGCCAAAAGTAGAGCCGCACTTAGTGCAAATATAAAATTTTTCATGCTAATCCTTTTTGAAAATAAAATTTAAAATGTATTATAATACTTAAGAAAATAACAAATTATAAATTAAAGGAGTAAAAATGCAAATCGAAGCATTTGGCGTTTTAGTCGTAGTTCTGGTTATCTTTGCGTTCTTGTTTTTAAAGGCTGGTATCAAGATCGTCTCACAAGCTGATAATCTACTCATTGAGCGACTTGGCAAATTTCACAAAGTGCTTGATGGCGGATTTCACATAATCATACCATTTGTCGATCAAATAAGAGCGATAATCACCGTAAAAGAGCAGCTTGTAGACATCACAAAACAGCAAGTCATCACAAAAGATAACGTAAACATAAGCGTCGATGGTATCGTCTTTTTGAAGGTCTTTGATGCAAAAATGGCGGTTTATAATGTAGATAACTACAAGCGTGCCATAGCAAATTTAGCCATGACTACGCTTCGTGGCGAGATAGGCGCGATGAATCTTGACGATACACTAAGCTCACGTGACCGCCTAAATGCCGCACTTCAAGTGGCTCTTGGCGACGCTGCTGGCAACTGGGGCGTAAAGATTATGCGTGTAGAAATTTCTGAAATTTCTGTTCCACTTGGCATCGAAGAGGCGATGAATATGCAGATGAAAGCTGAGCGTGAAAAACGTGCGATCGAGCTAAAAGCCTTGGCTGAAAAAGAGGCTTTAATCCGCAATGCCGAAGCACTAAAACAAGAAAAAGTGCTTCAAGCAGAGGCGATTGAGCGTATGGCTGATGCGAAAAAATACGAGCAAATCGCTATCGCAACGGCTCAAAAAGAGGCCATGGATATGATAAATGACAGCATGAGCAAAAACGCAAATGCGGCTGAATTTCTGCTAGCGCGCGATAGAGTTGGGGCATTTAGTGAGCTAGCTAAAAATAGCTCAAAAGATAAAATTTTAGTCCCTTACGAGGCGACTGAGCTTATTGGTTCACTTAGCGTTTTGAAAAATTTCCTAGCTAAGGATAAGGCGTGATCAGCCCTTTTATAATGATAGCAATCGGTGTGGTTTTGTGCATCACCGAGTTTATCTTTTTCTCATTTTATTTGCTATTTTTTGGCATAGCTTTTATCGTAGTTGGAGCTATAAATTTTGGTTTTAGTTTTGCTTGGAGCTATCAAATTTTAATTACAGCTGCGATTGCGATTGTACTTCTTGTGCTTTTAAAAGCGCCGTTAAAGAGTAAATTTATATCCAGAAAAGAGAGCTTTAACGAGGAATTTTTAGACGAAGCCGGAGTTGGTGAGATCAGAGAAAATATGGTCTATTTTAAAGGCACTCTTTGGAAATATGACGGAAATTTAGCTAATGGAGAGAAAGTGACGGTTCTTGGCACCAAAGGTGACAAGGTGATATTAAAATAAAAGTGCCAAATGGCACTTTTACTATTTTGCGTGAGCTGGGCAGCCTGCTGGCATTTGCTCATGCATCGCCCCTTGCATGCCATGATATGGGCAGCCTGGCATATTTTCTTGCATCATTTTTTGATGATGAGCACATCCGCAACTTTCTCCTTGTGGCTCAGCCGGCTTTGGCTCGTTTTTAGCACAACCAACTAAAAATAGTCCGCAGATAACGGTAAATATCACCTTTTTCATAACTCGCTCCTTTAAAGAATTTCTCACATTTTAGCCTTTAAAAATTAATTTTTCATAACGCCTGATTTATCATATTTAAAAGCATTTTTGGCTAAACTTTCGCCCAAAAATAAGCAAAATAAAAGGTTAAATTTGAAAAGACTTAGTGTAAATGAGGCTATCGATCTTATAGAAAATGCACCGCTTCACGAGCTTGGCAAGATGGCGCTAGCCAGAAAAAAAGAGCTTCATCCAGAAGGCATTACGACCTTCATCGTAGATCGCAACATCAACTATACAAATGTTTGCTGGGTGGATTGTAAATTTTGCGCATTTTACCGCCACGCAAAAGAAGAAGACGCTTATGTGCTAAGTTTTGAGGAGATCGGCAAGAAGATCGAGGAGCTAATCGCCATTGGTGGTACGCAAATTTTATTTCAAGGTGGCGTTCATCCAAAGCTAAAGATCGAGTGGTACGAGGAGCTTGTAAGCTACATCAGCAAGCACTATCCAAGCA
Proteins encoded in this window:
- a CDS encoding chemotaxis protein CheB, with product MAQKLILIGASTGGPGHLKKLLKNVKLNGAIIVIAQHMNKMFINSFAMQIGKECGLDVEILNERKILKENTVYVCEQNVVVSPNLPISAKPNTEEKTIYTPNVDVLFKSGVGICKSANVLAILLTGIGDDGASGLDKLYKAGAKCIAENEESAIVYGMPKRAKELNQSLKSLNLTMIKKELEDFLNAIN
- a CDS encoding copper homeostasis protein CutF, translating into MKNFIFALSAALLLAGCASSSQNANVPQGKCEVKGSCMAPVSSIEGTYKAFLPCASCMGIDSTLILKKDGTFESVMDYKSKDNYKAVSKGKYSIENGVITTIDEYKEKSFYKIEGENLKMLDMDQKEVTGELKDKYIFKRVK
- a CDS encoding paraslipin; translated protein: MQIEAFGVLVVVLVIFAFLFLKAGIKIVSQADNLLIERLGKFHKVLDGGFHIIIPFVDQIRAIITVKEQLVDITKQQVITKDNVNISVDGIVFLKVFDAKMAVYNVDNYKRAIANLAMTTLRGEIGAMNLDDTLSSRDRLNAALQVALGDAAGNWGVKIMRVEISEISVPLGIEEAMNMQMKAEREKRAIELKALAEKEALIRNAEALKQEKVLQAEAIERMADAKKYEQIAIATAQKEAMDMINDSMSKNANAAEFLLARDRVGAFSELAKNSSKDKILVPYEATELIGSLSVLKNFLAKDKA
- a CDS encoding nodulation protein NfeD: MISPFIMIAIGVVLCITEFIFFSFYLLFFGIAFIVVGAINFGFSFAWSYQILITAAIAIVLLVLLKAPLKSKFISRKESFNEEFLDEAGVGEIRENMVYFKGTLWKYDGNLANGEKVTVLGTKGDKVILK
- a CDS encoding SAM-dependent methyltransferase; protein product: MQTNTSQDMDSFNEFMNVIKTLCGVDLEPKRDITLQRITIFIRDRQIKSFKDLVSMIKYNSSLRQDILNLVTVNETYFYRELPQLKDVIYYAKELGGARILCAPCSTGDESYSLAMLAYEMGFKQHEISIVGIDINSEAIASCQNGIFSERSLHRLSDFQKERFFTKVDDKFKIKKEILPRCEFKILNVFDDAIFNLGKFDIVLSRNMMIYFDDDFRLKCVERLHKLLKPDGRLYAGHADLVPYTPAYEKRFSNGTTYYLKK